GCGCGCAAGCTGCAAACCTTTCTGGACGTAGGCTTGGGCTACATTCGCTTGGGCCAAAGCGCCATCACTCTATCGGGCGGAGAAGCGCAGCGAGTCAAGTTATCGCTGGAGCTTTCCAAACGCGACACCGGACGCACCCTCTACATTCTGGACGAACCCACAACAGGATTGCACTTTCAAGACATCGATCTGTTGCTACGCGTTCTGCACCGCCTGCGCGACCAAGGCAACACCATCGTGGTGATCGAGCACAACCTGGAGGTGATCAAAACCGCCGACTGGATCGCGGATCTAGGTCCGGAGGGCGGCGACGGCGGCGGCCAGATCATTGCCCAAGGCACACCAGAAACACTCGCCCGCGATCCGGCCAGTGTGACGGGCAGGTACCTTAGGTCTTTGCTCGACGCCTCATAGGGGCACGTCACGCGGTTAAAGGATCTGGGCCTGGAATTCCACCGCCAGGCCGCAGGCTCTCACGAGATTTGGTTCAACCCGAAGGCAAATCGCTATACCATCCCCAAGCATCCCGGCGACATGCCAGAAGGAGCGCTACGCGCCATACTCAAGCAGGCCGGCGCCGAAATTGAAACGTAATTAATGAAATGATCGCATCTTGGATAGCCAGTGCGCCTTCATTTGCTGACCTGGCGGCCGGCCCGAT
The DNA window shown above is from Betaproteobacteria bacterium and carries:
- a CDS encoding type II toxin-antitoxin system HicA family toxin — encoded protein: MGLEFHRQAAGSHEIWFNPKANRYTIPKHPGDMPEGALRAILKQAGAEIET